One region of Desulfovibrio sp. JC022 genomic DNA includes:
- a CDS encoding ABC transporter ATP-binding protein, whose protein sequence is MSEPILELRDVHAGYGSIKALKGISIKVMEGEIVSIIGANGAGKSTTLMTICNIVEATAGEIYYKGERINKVASDRLPAMGLCQVPEGRRIFPRLTIEENLDMGAFFRSDNEIADDMERVFAMFPILRERRRQAGGTLSGGEQQMLAIGRALMSRPKVLLLDEPSLGLAPLIVKQIFDIIKEINKLGTTVILVEQNAKVALSMAHRGYVLETGSVVMEDEASKLLDNPDIQKAYLGE, encoded by the coding sequence ATGTCAGAACCTATCTTAGAACTTCGTGATGTCCATGCTGGATATGGCAGTATCAAAGCCCTGAAAGGTATCAGCATCAAGGTAATGGAAGGGGAAATTGTTTCCATCATCGGTGCCAATGGTGCCGGGAAATCCACAACCCTGATGACCATCTGCAATATCGTCGAGGCCACCGCCGGTGAGATTTATTACAAAGGCGAACGTATTAATAAAGTTGCGTCCGACCGTTTGCCTGCCATGGGACTCTGTCAGGTTCCTGAAGGAAGGCGCATCTTCCCGCGGCTGACCATTGAAGAAAACCTCGATATGGGGGCTTTTTTCCGTAGCGATAACGAAATCGCTGATGATATGGAGCGGGTTTTTGCAATGTTTCCCATCCTGCGCGAAAGACGCAGGCAGGCCGGAGGAACTCTTTCCGGTGGGGAGCAGCAGATGCTGGCTATCGGAAGGGCTCTTATGAGTCGCCCCAAGGTTTTGCTGCTTGATGAACCTTCCCTTGGTCTTGCACCTCTTATCGTCAAGCAGATTTTTGATATTATTAAAGAGATCAATAAGCTTGGGACGACGGTAATTCTGGTTGAGCAGAACGCCAAGGTTGCTTTGAGCATGGCCCATCGCGGCTATGTGCTTGAGACCGGGAGTGTGGTTATGGAAGATGAAGCTTCAAAGCTTCTTGATAACCCGGATATTCAGAAGGCGTATCTCGGCGAATAG